The following proteins are co-located in the Palaemon carinicauda isolate YSFRI2023 chromosome 3, ASM3689809v2, whole genome shotgun sequence genome:
- the LOC137634316 gene encoding uncharacterized protein yields the protein MAVFSIFASVSCVLFNVIGLKKRYENDADFDLSLQMLPAMAFVPTERVLSTFEELCDSDIFPTEVQEVLDYFEDTWIGRPDRRQRRRPPQFPHEMWNVYEAVLHNIPKTNNSVEGWHRGFEEQMTACHPNIWKFIDCIKKEQALNQVRFEQYVAGQEPPKKKKKYRDCAQRL from the coding sequence ATGGCTGTTTTTTCCATTTTTGCCAGTGTATCATGCGTACTATTCAATGTCATTGGGTTAAAAAAGAGGTATGAAAATGACGCAGATTTTGATTTAAGTCTGCAAATGCTCCCTGCAATGGCATTCGTACCAACAGAGAGAGTCTTATCTACATTCGAAGAGTTATGTGACAGCGATATTTTCCCCACTGAGGTCCAAGAAGTCTTGGATTATTTCGAAGATACCTGGATAGGACGTCCAGACAGAAGACAGCGTCGTCGACCACCCCAATTTCCGCACGaaatgtggaatgtttatgaagcTGTATTACATAATATTCCGAAGACAAACAATTCTGTGGAAGGGTGGCACAGAGGTTTTGAAGAGCAGATGACAGCATGCCATCcaaacatctggaaatttattgactgcattaagaaagaacaggcattaaatcaagttagatttgagcaatacgtagctggtcaggaacctcccaagaaaaagaaaaaatatagagattGCGCCCAACGACTTTGA